One window of Planctomycetia bacterium genomic DNA carries:
- a CDS encoding RluA family pseudouridine synthase yields MMSAANKPPLSDDESPEEGDLAEVFGLEDAGEAAPSGRAPVAVDDADEPLVQLECSDADEAARRAVIHIRRKLPGRRLDKYLMARFPRVSRTTLQKLIKQGDITLNGKPTKKSYEVEDGDVIEIAFPPPPVYDVVPEEIPLDIVYEDDYLLAINKQAGIIVHPATRTQSGTIANGLAFYCQALAKTDDPFRPGIVHRLDKNTTGIMIVAKTDEAHWRLSLQFEERKTEKVYLAFVHGAPEFDEDIIDVPIGQHPTVHDRYVATGFAERLGAKFAKKLAKNAVTRYRVLNRIRGYSVVELYPKTGRTHQLRIHMSHIGHPIVGDPFYGGRHVSRHQVSGRPEDGVEPYFRRQLLHASRLTVTHPIHQKPLTLHAPLAADMQEFLRLLGLPDEEIAAF; encoded by the coding sequence ATGATGAGCGCCGCAAACAAACCCCCATTGTCTGACGACGAGTCTCCCGAGGAGGGCGATCTGGCCGAGGTATTCGGTCTGGAAGATGCCGGCGAGGCTGCGCCTTCGGGCCGTGCGCCGGTTGCCGTCGATGATGCCGATGAACCGCTCGTTCAGTTGGAGTGCTCCGACGCGGATGAGGCGGCGCGGCGCGCCGTCATTCATATCCGCCGGAAGCTGCCGGGCCGGCGGCTGGACAAATATCTCATGGCCCGGTTTCCACGGGTTTCGCGCACGACGCTGCAAAAGCTCATCAAGCAGGGCGACATCACGCTCAACGGCAAGCCGACCAAGAAGAGCTACGAGGTTGAAGACGGTGACGTGATCGAGATCGCCTTCCCGCCGCCGCCGGTCTATGACGTGGTTCCGGAGGAGATTCCGCTCGATATCGTTTATGAAGATGACTACCTGCTGGCGATCAACAAGCAGGCGGGGATCATCGTGCATCCGGCCACGCGCACGCAGAGTGGGACCATCGCCAACGGCCTTGCCTTTTATTGTCAGGCGCTGGCCAAGACCGACGACCCCTTTCGGCCGGGCATCGTTCATCGCCTCGACAAGAACACGACGGGCATCATGATCGTCGCCAAGACCGACGAGGCGCATTGGCGGCTTTCGCTGCAATTTGAAGAGCGGAAGACGGAGAAGGTGTACCTGGCATTCGTCCACGGCGCGCCGGAGTTTGACGAGGATATCATCGACGTGCCCATTGGGCAGCATCCGACGGTTCACGATCGCTACGTCGCCACCGGTTTCGCCGAGCGGCTCGGCGCCAAGTTCGCGAAGAAGCTGGCCAAGAATGCGGTCACGCGCTATCGCGTCCTGAATCGTATTCGCGGCTACAGCGTCGTTGAGCTTTACCCCAAGACCGGACGGACGCATCAGCTTCGCATCCACATGTCGCATATCGGGCACCCGATCGTCGGCGACCCGTTTTACGGCGGGCGGCACGTTTCGCGGCACCAGGTGAGCGGCAGGCCGGAGGACGGGGTCGAGCCTTATTTTCGCCGGCAGCTTCTTCATGCGTCGCGGCTGACGGTGACGCATCCGATTCATCAGAAGCCGTTGACGCTTCACGCGCCGCTTGCGGCGGATATGCAGGAATTCCTGCGGTTGCTGGGGCTGCCTGACGAGGAGATCGCGGCCTTTTGA
- a CDS encoding efflux RND transporter periplasmic adaptor subunit — protein sequence MSRKLIIGGGVVVLICLGFYALSRASISNAWLDGEKDQAKLGNLIIPVTATGTVQANRFVTIKSKASGQVSKIHVVEGQMVEAGQVLVELDPVDEKRRLESSQADLDRAQSVFEKTKIALENQQLDLPLQTAQAESRLLDAASRFEDAEFKWNKMRQYLESDVAGDVEGVTTKATYLAAKAAKQLAEADLERARNNERIVLHSAEQDVIQAEASATSAQKLVDEAKLRLDETTVRARNDGMVYNIVVQQGEMIQSGTSGFTGGTPIMTLADVSSVYVMAQVDEADIGAIRKIAPDYARPGTSTMLSDEEYSRRAGERLKEMEGKGVEVTVEAYRAETYQGVIERILPEPQRVNNALAFNVRVRLVGEDLKKLIGLQADLSFTTEKLQDVVLVKNDALFSEGRDCFVYIPIKKSSGRWGEEKRPVKIGVTDGTYTEIVSGLKPDDEIWVKRPKETDREKRESST from the coding sequence ATGAGTCGAAAACTGATCATCGGCGGCGGAGTCGTCGTTCTCATTTGTCTGGGGTTTTACGCCCTGTCGCGGGCGAGCATCAGCAACGCATGGCTGGATGGCGAGAAGGACCAGGCCAAGCTCGGCAATCTCATCATTCCCGTGACAGCAACCGGCACGGTACAGGCGAACCGCTTCGTCACCATCAAGAGCAAGGCCAGCGGGCAGGTCTCCAAGATTCACGTCGTGGAAGGTCAGATGGTCGAGGCCGGCCAAGTCCTCGTCGAGCTGGACCCGGTTGATGAAAAGCGCAGGCTGGAATCCAGTCAGGCGGATCTGGACCGGGCCCAGTCGGTTTTTGAGAAAACAAAGATCGCGCTGGAGAACCAGCAACTGGATCTTCCGCTTCAGACGGCTCAAGCCGAGTCACGGCTGCTGGATGCGGCGTCCCGGTTTGAGGACGCCGAATTCAAGTGGAACAAGATGCGGCAATACCTTGAGTCCGATGTCGCCGGCGATGTCGAGGGTGTCACGACCAAGGCGACCTACCTCGCCGCGAAGGCCGCCAAGCAGCTCGCTGAGGCGGACCTGGAGCGGGCCAGGAACAACGAGCGAATCGTTTTGCACAGCGCCGAGCAGGATGTGATTCAGGCAGAGGCTTCGGCCACGAGCGCGCAGAAACTGGTTGACGAGGCCAAGCTGCGGCTCGACGAGACGACGGTCCGCGCACGCAACGACGGCATGGTCTACAACATTGTGGTTCAGCAGGGCGAGATGATTCAGAGCGGTACGTCGGGCTTTACCGGCGGGACGCCGATCATGACCCTGGCCGATGTCAGTTCCGTTTATGTCATGGCGCAGGTGGATGAGGCCGACATCGGCGCGATTCGCAAGATCGCTCCGGACTATGCCCGACCCGGTACTTCGACGATGCTCAGCGACGAAGAGTATTCCCGCCGTGCCGGGGAACGCCTTAAGGAAATGGAGGGCAAGGGGGTCGAAGTGACGGTCGAGGCCTATCGGGCCGAGACGTATCAGGGCGTGATCGAGCGCATCCTGCCGGAGCCGCAGCGGGTGAATAATGCGCTGGCGTTTAATGTTCGAGTCCGCCTTGTTGGTGAGGACCTTAAGAAACTCATCGGGCTTCAGGCTGACTTGTCCTTCACGACCGAGAAGTTGCAGGATGTCGTCTTGGTGAAGAATGATGCGTTGTTCAGTGAGGGGCGCGACTGCTTTGTTTACATACCCATCAAGAAGAGCAGCGGTCGCTGGGGTGAAGAGAAGCGGCCGGTCAAGATCGGCGTCACCGACGGCACCTACACCGAGATCGTCTCCGGGCTGAAGCCGGACGACGAGATCTGGGTGAAGCGGCCGAAAGAGACGGATCGCGAGAAGCGCGAGAGCTCTACGTAG
- the ald gene encoding alanine dehydrogenase, producing the protein MIVGCVKEIKSDEYRVGIVPGGAADLVRAGHKVLIEKDAGHGSGFTDSEYEAVGATVVDTAQEVFAKSELIVKVKEPQPSECAMLREEQVCFTYFHFAADRKLTEGVLKSGCVAIAYETVRDRERRLPLLTPMSEVAGKMSVQEGAKYLERPMMGRGILLGGIPGVQPATVLILGAGIVGMNAAKVAAGLGAHVILMDVNLERLRYLSDVMAANVQLVFSSDAMIREHLILADLVIGAVLIPGALCPTLITRSYLSTMKQGAVIVDVGVDQGGCCETIRPTTHADPTYIVDGVVHYGVANMPGAVGRTSTFGLTNATMPYVLRLANMGYKKATAADAGLAEGVDVYRGQVTNEAVARVFNMEFRPYKP; encoded by the coding sequence ATGATTGTCGGCTGTGTCAAAGAGATCAAATCGGATGAGTACCGCGTCGGCATCGTTCCCGGCGGGGCGGCTGACCTGGTTCGCGCCGGCCACAAGGTCCTCATTGAGAAGGACGCCGGTCACGGCTCAGGTTTCACCGACTCGGAATATGAGGCGGTCGGGGCCACGGTCGTCGATACGGCCCAGGAGGTCTTCGCCAAGTCAGAATTGATCGTCAAGGTCAAGGAGCCGCAGCCTTCCGAGTGCGCGATGCTTCGCGAAGAGCAGGTTTGCTTCACATATTTTCACTTTGCCGCCGACCGCAAGCTGACCGAGGGCGTCCTTAAAAGCGGGTGCGTAGCCATTGCCTATGAGACCGTGCGCGATCGTGAACGACGTCTGCCGCTCTTGACTCCGATGAGCGAGGTCGCCGGCAAGATGAGCGTGCAGGAAGGCGCGAAGTACCTTGAACGGCCGATGATGGGCCGCGGCATTCTGCTGGGAGGCATCCCCGGTGTGCAGCCTGCCACGGTACTGATTCTCGGCGCGGGCATTGTCGGGATGAATGCCGCGAAGGTCGCCGCAGGGTTGGGAGCTCACGTCATCCTCATGGACGTGAACCTTGAACGGTTGCGATATCTCTCGGATGTCATGGCCGCGAACGTGCAGCTTGTCTTCAGCAGCGACGCGATGATCCGCGAGCATCTGATCCTCGCCGATCTCGTCATTGGCGCCGTGCTGATCCCCGGGGCGCTTTGTCCGACGCTTATTACCCGGTCTTATCTATCGACGATGAAGCAGGGCGCGGTGATCGTCGACGTCGGCGTCGATCAGGGTGGCTGCTGCGAGACGATTCGCCCGACGACGCACGCCGATCCGACGTATATCGTGGACGGCGTTGTTCACTATGGCGTGGCCAACATGCCGGGGGCGGTGGGACGTACCAGCACGTTTGGCCTGACGAATGCGACGATGCCTTATGTCCTGCGGCTGGCGAACATGGGTTATAAGAAGGCAACGGCGGCCGATGCGGGCCTGGCGGAGGGCGTGGATGTCTATCGCGGCCAGGTGACGAATGAAGCCGTCGCTCGCGTGTTTAATATGGAATTCCGCCCTTACAAGCCCTAG
- a CDS encoding sigma-54-dependent Fis family transcriptional regulator → MSVKQTVHQPADAASRRGAPSVEKGRILIVDDDRIVVDSLSEFLRLEGYDVTGAPGVAQAIEAIEQEPFNLVITDVNMPQSDGFELLRTLHDRWPDIVTIVVTGYGTIESAVEAIKMGAYDYLTKPLSDDEIRLVVQRAVAQQSLLKENRSLRQQLDLRYSLDSVVGHDYKMLKIFDLVQTVADSKSTVLISGESGTGKSLVARAIHQRSDRRNKPFIEVSCGAIPEGLLESELFGHVKGSFTGAVANKEGKFKAAEGGTIFLDEINSASPAFQVKLLRVLQERRYEPVGSNATVNADVRVILASNVDLKREVEAGRFRQDLYYRVNVVTLAMPPLVERLGDIPLLAETFLKKYCDENKKQIVGLTAEAINLLQRYHWPGNVRELENAIERAVVLCKSRHIAPEDLPASVMEGQTPGTTSSTGEIPYKPISLRDALEEPERRIIEAALKANNWNRQETAEVLQINRTTLYKKMKHFGLEYDPDKHAGGSA, encoded by the coding sequence ATGTCGGTAAAACAAACCGTCCATCAGCCCGCCGACGCCGCATCGCGCCGCGGCGCACCGAGCGTCGAGAAGGGCCGCATTCTCATCGTGGATGATGACCGCATTGTCGTTGATTCGCTGAGCGAGTTCCTGCGCCTTGAGGGCTACGACGTGACCGGCGCTCCCGGCGTCGCGCAGGCGATCGAGGCCATCGAGCAGGAACCGTTCAATCTCGTCATCACCGACGTGAACATGCCGCAGTCCGACGGCTTCGAACTCCTTCGCACGCTTCACGACCGATGGCCCGACATCGTCACCATCGTCGTCACCGGCTACGGCACCATCGAGTCCGCCGTCGAGGCGATCAAGATGGGCGCTTACGACTATCTCACCAAACCCCTGTCGGACGACGAGATTCGTCTTGTCGTCCAGCGCGCCGTCGCCCAACAGTCGCTGCTCAAGGAAAATCGCTCACTCCGGCAGCAGCTCGATCTGCGCTACTCGCTCGATAGCGTCGTCGGCCACGACTACAAGATGCTCAAGATCTTCGACCTCGTCCAGACGGTCGCCGACAGCAAGTCGACGGTGCTGATCTCCGGTGAGTCAGGAACCGGTAAGAGCCTCGTCGCCCGGGCGATTCACCAGCGTTCCGATCGTCGCAATAAGCCGTTCATTGAGGTGTCGTGCGGCGCCATTCCCGAAGGCCTGCTCGAGTCGGAGCTGTTCGGCCACGTCAAAGGCAGCTTCACCGGGGCCGTTGCAAATAAGGAAGGCAAGTTCAAGGCGGCCGAGGGCGGGACCATCTTCCTCGACGAGATCAATTCGGCGTCGCCTGCGTTTCAGGTGAAGCTGCTGCGCGTCTTGCAGGAGCGGCGGTATGAGCCGGTCGGCTCGAATGCCACGGTCAATGCCGATGTGCGCGTGATCCTCGCGTCCAACGTCGATCTCAAGCGCGAAGTCGAGGCCGGGCGGTTTCGGCAGGACCTGTACTATCGCGTCAACGTCGTAACGCTCGCCATGCCGCCGCTCGTTGAGCGACTCGGCGATATTCCGCTCTTGGCGGAAACGTTCCTCAAGAAGTATTGCGACGAGAACAAAAAGCAGATCGTCGGCCTGACGGCGGAGGCCATCAATCTCCTCCAACGCTACCACTGGCCGGGCAACGTGCGCGAACTGGAAAATGCGATTGAACGGGCCGTCGTACTCTGCAAGAGTCGGCACATCGCGCCGGAAGACCTGCCCGCGTCGGTGATGGAGGGCCAGACGCCCGGCACGACCTCATCGACCGGCGAGATTCCCTACAAGCCCATCTCCCTGAGGGACGCCCTGGAAGAGCCCGAGCGGCGAATCATCGAAGCGGCCCTGAAGGCGAACAACTGGAACCGCCAGGAAACGGCAGAAGTCCTGCAGATCAATCGCACGACGCTTTATAAGAAGATGAAACACTTCGGGCTGGAATACGACCCGGACAAGCACGCCGGAGGTTCGGCATAG